A genome region from Arachidicoccus soli includes the following:
- a CDS encoding sulfatase-like hydrolase/transferase — translation MKKAIKGLILSIIVVSVSFYVAGCSGQQKGSEKEKNGSKATKTSLVKRPPNILIIFPDELRRYSAGFWSQKPYKEDVVGKPDPVFSPNIDRLAKTGVVFTSAIANYSLCSPSRGMFLSGMYPEQTGIWNNCFIGRDESLKDNVATLTDLFYQAGYNTSYFGKCHWLKPEPYFDEEGNYIGSDRFPGGHYMNSFGTYVPPGLGRHSIQYFYQAVKDNHYDPYVYSSDPHTIDGKKDGEVYRPKIWSPKLEAAKIIDYLQNKNDVRDTSKPFFMMWALNPPHPPYGYKNSDTVFEKKYYGTDKFPSLQDLVVRDNANPKVAAYAPYYFGNVTSVDYYMGLVLDELKKMGALDNTIVIFSSDHGEMLGSHDLNGKNVLYTESLAVPFIISWPDGLQPGISNIMFGSPDALPTIMGLAGLSNKIPAKVQGTNFATLLTDPSESKIQKPTAQLLMLVDSRGILTDRYTLGLQESKEKSNLIKEAFIYDNLKDPYQLNKISLKEKPDVAKELLAQLGVLLKKANDPWYKQKKHSDIIPYPSK, via the coding sequence ATGAAAAAAGCTATTAAAGGACTAATCCTATCAATTATTGTAGTGAGCGTTTCGTTTTATGTTGCCGGTTGCTCGGGTCAACAGAAGGGATCTGAAAAAGAAAAAAATGGAAGTAAAGCAACAAAGACTTCTTTGGTAAAAAGACCTCCAAATATTCTCATCATTTTCCCTGATGAACTAAGGCGGTATAGTGCAGGTTTCTGGTCTCAAAAACCTTATAAAGAGGATGTAGTCGGAAAACCCGATCCTGTATTTTCGCCAAATATCGATCGTTTGGCCAAAACAGGTGTAGTATTTACCAGTGCAATTGCTAATTATTCCTTGTGTAGTCCATCAAGAGGAATGTTTTTGTCCGGGATGTATCCTGAACAAACAGGAATCTGGAATAATTGTTTTATAGGCAGAGATGAGAGCTTAAAAGATAATGTAGCAACCCTTACTGATTTGTTTTATCAAGCAGGATACAATACTTCCTATTTTGGCAAATGTCATTGGTTAAAACCAGAGCCTTATTTTGATGAAGAAGGAAATTATATAGGTTCTGATCGATTTCCTGGAGGACACTATATGAATAGCTTTGGTACTTATGTGCCCCCTGGATTAGGTCGTCATAGCATACAGTATTTTTATCAAGCGGTTAAGGATAATCATTATGACCCTTATGTATATTCAAGTGATCCTCATACAATAGATGGGAAAAAAGACGGAGAAGTGTATCGTCCAAAAATATGGTCGCCTAAATTAGAAGCTGCTAAGATTATAGATTATCTTCAAAATAAAAATGACGTAAGAGATACATCAAAGCCATTCTTTATGATGTGGGCATTGAACCCACCCCACCCTCCTTATGGCTATAAAAATTCTGATACAGTTTTTGAAAAGAAATATTACGGAACAGATAAATTTCCTTCACTGCAGGACTTGGTTGTTCGCGACAATGCAAATCCAAAAGTTGCCGCATATGCGCCTTATTATTTTGGTAATGTTACTAGCGTTGATTATTACATGGGGCTCGTATTGGATGAATTAAAAAAGATGGGTGCTTTGGATAACACAATTGTCATTTTTAGTTCCGATCATGGAGAAATGCTTGGAAGTCATGACCTTAACGGTAAAAATGTTTTATATACTGAGTCCTTGGCAGTTCCTTTTATCATTTCTTGGCCAGATGGATTGCAACCGGGAATAAGTAATATCATGTTTGGCTCTCCAGATGCATTACCAACGATTATGGGGCTTGCAGGGTTATCTAACAAAATTCCTGCAAAGGTGCAAGGAACAAACTTTGCCACATTACTTACAGACCCTTCTGAGAGTAAAATACAGAAACCTACAGCACAATTATTGATGTTGGTAGATTCTAGAGGCATACTTACGGATAGATACACCCTTGGTTTGCAAGAAAGCAAAGAAAAATCAAATTTGATTAAAGAAGCATTTATTTATGATAATTTAAAAGACCCATATCAATTAAATAAAATCAGTCTTAAAGAGAAGCCGGATGTAGCTAAAGAGTTGCTTGCTCAATTAGGTGTGCTACTCAAGAAGGCCAATGATCCTTGGTATAAACAAAAAAAGCACAGTGATATTATTCCATATCCATCTAAATAG
- a CDS encoding phosphoribosyltransferase family protein, with translation MTQHSILSKESAQEKLHRMALEIAENIGEGEGGLILIGIEKNGVAIAEKIKAFLIKYYRENVEVLSLSLNKDFPEDILLNKVMDLNDKNIVLIDDVSNSGKTLLYALKPLLEYHPKRIQTLVMIERMHKLFPIKPDYVGLSLATTSQDHIHVIIENGDLVGVTFE, from the coding sequence ATGACGCAACATAGCATTCTTTCAAAAGAATCGGCACAGGAAAAATTACATCGGATGGCGCTCGAAATTGCCGAAAATATCGGCGAAGGAGAGGGGGGATTGATTTTGATTGGTATTGAGAAGAATGGTGTGGCAATTGCTGAAAAAATAAAAGCCTTTCTAATAAAATATTATCGTGAAAATGTGGAAGTTCTTTCCCTTTCTTTAAATAAAGATTTCCCGGAAGATATTTTATTAAATAAAGTAATGGACTTAAATGATAAAAATATTGTGTTGATTGATGATGTGAGCAATAGCGGTAAGACCCTTCTTTATGCGCTGAAACCTTTGTTGGAATACCACCCTAAAAGGATACAAACCCTGGTAATGATAGAAAGAATGCATAAACTTTTTCCCATCAAACCTGATTATGTAGGGCTTTCTTTAGCCACTACTTCGCAAGATCATATTCATGTAATTATTGAAAACGGTGATTTGGTAGGTGTTACGTTTGAATAG
- a CDS encoding MBL fold metallo-hydrolase, with translation MNLYTIDTELFRLDGGAMFGVVPKTLWDKVLPADDNNMCELAMRCLLIKEEERLILIDTGIGNKQDEKFFNHYFLHGNNTLEKSLAKHGFSKDDITDVFLTHLHFDHVGGAVENNKGQLSPAFKNAVYWSNESHWEWAIKPNARESASFLKENILPLQENNQLKFIDLPKNDNLVSFTEKISIRFVSGHTKAMMLPQIQYKNRTIVFVADLIPTPAHLPTPYIASYDMFPLLTMHEKTCFLEEALAKDFILFFEHDALVECCTLRKNEKGKVVIKDCFSIEDLN, from the coding sequence ATGAACCTTTACACAATTGATACAGAACTGTTTCGACTGGACGGCGGTGCAATGTTTGGTGTAGTGCCAAAAACCTTGTGGGATAAAGTGCTCCCGGCAGATGATAATAATATGTGTGAATTGGCAATGCGCTGCTTATTGATAAAGGAGGAGGAGCGGTTAATCTTAATTGACACAGGCATTGGCAATAAACAAGATGAGAAATTCTTTAATCATTATTTCCTGCATGGCAACAATACTTTAGAGAAATCTTTAGCAAAACACGGTTTCTCAAAAGATGATATTACAGATGTATTTTTAACTCATTTACATTTTGATCATGTGGGTGGCGCAGTAGAAAATAATAAAGGTCAATTAAGCCCTGCTTTTAAAAATGCAGTATATTGGTCAAATGAAAGCCACTGGGAATGGGCAATAAAACCGAACGCAAGGGAAAGTGCTTCCTTTTTAAAAGAGAATATTTTACCCTTACAAGAAAATAACCAATTGAAATTCATCGATTTGCCAAAAAATGATAACCTTGTTTCTTTTACCGAAAAAATTTCTATTCGTTTTGTCTCTGGTCATACAAAAGCCATGATGTTACCGCAAATTCAATATAAGAATCGCACAATAGTTTTTGTCGCCGATCTCATTCCTACGCCGGCTCATCTACCTACCCCATATATTGCCAGTTACGATATGTTCCCCTTGTTAACGATGCATGAAAAAACATGCTTCTTAGAAGAAGCTTTGGCAAAGGATTTTATTTTATTTTTTGAACATGATGCTTTAGTTGAATGCTGCACCTTACGAAAAAATGAGAAAGGGAAGGTGGTTATAAAAGACTGCTTTTCAATTGAGGATCTAAATTAG
- the radA gene encoding DNA repair protein RadA, with the protein MPKTKTAFFCNNCGYESAKWLGKCPACSEWNTFVEEVIDRGTDTTSTWKNYHNTVNAKDAKILSLGEINTTEEERIFTKDLEINRVLGGGIVPGSIVLVAGEPGIGKSTLFLQTALQIDKIVTLYISGEESAQQIKMRADRLNIQNENFYLLTETVTQTIFKEIKKLRPNLVIVDSVQTLHSEVIDASPGSVSQIRECAAEFQRFAKETNTPVFLIGHITKDGNIAGPKILEHMVDTVLQFEGDRHYAYRILRTLKNRFGSTAELGIYEMNSQGMRAVNNPSEILITQKEDYLSGSAIAASMEGMRPLLIEVQALVTQSVYGTPQRTNSGFDLRRLQLLLAVLEKRGGFLFGMKDVFVNIAGGLKVEDPSIDLAVISALLSSYEDVPLPQQICFAGEVGLNGEIRAVNRIEQRIAEAEKLGFEKIIVSKYNKKGLNAKSANIEVVALGKVEELYSYLF; encoded by the coding sequence ATGCCCAAGACAAAAACAGCTTTTTTTTGTAATAATTGTGGTTATGAATCCGCCAAATGGTTGGGCAAATGCCCTGCTTGTAGCGAATGGAATACTTTTGTTGAAGAAGTGATTGATAGAGGAACGGATACTACTTCCACCTGGAAGAATTATCATAATACAGTCAATGCGAAAGATGCAAAAATTCTTTCTCTTGGCGAAATTAATACAACAGAAGAAGAGAGAATATTTACCAAAGATTTGGAAATAAATCGTGTATTGGGGGGAGGGATTGTGCCTGGTAGTATTGTATTAGTCGCAGGTGAGCCGGGAATTGGAAAGAGTACATTGTTCTTACAAACAGCTTTACAGATCGATAAAATAGTAACCCTTTATATAAGTGGTGAAGAGAGTGCACAACAAATAAAAATGCGTGCCGATCGTTTAAACATACAAAATGAAAATTTTTATTTACTTACCGAAACGGTTACACAAACTATTTTTAAGGAAATAAAAAAACTAAGACCGAATTTAGTCATTGTCGATAGTGTACAAACTTTACATTCAGAAGTAATAGATGCTTCCCCCGGAAGTGTATCACAGATACGTGAATGTGCCGCAGAATTTCAACGCTTCGCTAAAGAAACCAACACCCCTGTTTTTTTAATTGGTCATATCACAAAAGACGGCAATATTGCAGGACCAAAGATTTTAGAACATATGGTAGACACTGTTTTACAATTTGAAGGAGATCGCCATTATGCTTATAGAATTTTACGAACATTGAAAAATCGTTTTGGCAGCACAGCCGAATTAGGTATTTATGAAATGAACAGTCAGGGCATGCGTGCTGTAAATAACCCTTCAGAAATTCTAATAACCCAAAAAGAAGATTATCTAAGTGGCAGTGCGATCGCAGCTAGCATGGAAGGAATGCGCCCACTATTAATTGAAGTGCAGGCCTTAGTTACTCAAAGTGTTTATGGTACACCACAGCGAACCAATAGCGGTTTTGACCTGCGAAGGTTACAATTACTGTTAGCTGTATTGGAAAAACGTGGAGGCTTTTTATTTGGGATGAAGGATGTTTTTGTAAATATTGCCGGCGGGTTGAAAGTAGAAGACCCTTCCATTGACTTGGCAGTTATCTCTGCTTTACTTTCTTCTTATGAAGATGTGCCTTTACCACAGCAGATATGTTTTGCCGGTGAGGTGGGGTTGAATGGTGAAATACGTGCAGTGAATAGGATTGAACAACGTATCGCCGAAGCAGAAAAGTTAGGTTTTGAGAAAATTATTGTATCTAAATATAATAAAAAAGGATTGAATGCTAAATCAGCAAATATTGAAGTAGTCGCCTTAGGTAAAGTCGAAGAGTTATATAGCTATCTTTTCTAA
- a CDS encoding MFS transporter, producing MQNQPAHKTNWGQFGTLIIVFFFWGFVAASNDILIPVFKENLHLSQAVSQLVSFAFYIAYTVGSIIFFIISETRKKDLLQDLGYKNGISVGLLISALGALLFYPAAQTSSFGLFISGLFIIGLGMALQQIAANPLAIIMGDPKTGSQRLSMAGGINNFGTTIGPLIVSFAIFGSVSSANVHASISSIKTPYLILGAAFVLVAIIFKFSKVPNKINLDEVAEEEASDVTKVSHRSSVFKYPQLVLGMIAIFVYVGVEVTTASNLPEFMKEHLGTSTDKIAPFVSLYWASLMIGRWTGSVGAFDISKGAKEVLRFVMPYIAFGVFLLVNKIAQHDITPFYIYLIIIIGLIICDILSKGNPARQLLIFSGMGITALLIGIFSDGMVSVFAFISVGLFCSTLWPCIFTLAVAGLGKYTNKGSSMLIMMIMGGGVMALFQGLLASPHLLGIQYSYFVPVACFLYLGFYAWRVKKVLAHQGIDYDVKVSGGH from the coding sequence ATGCAAAATCAACCTGCGCACAAAACAAACTGGGGGCAATTCGGCACCTTGATTATTGTGTTCTTTTTTTGGGGTTTCGTTGCAGCAAGCAACGATATTTTAATTCCTGTATTTAAAGAAAATTTACACCTTTCTCAAGCTGTGAGCCAGCTTGTATCTTTTGCTTTTTATATTGCTTATACAGTAGGGTCCATTATTTTTTTCATTATTAGCGAAACCAGAAAGAAAGATTTATTACAAGATTTAGGATATAAAAATGGAATTTCAGTTGGTTTGCTTATCTCAGCTTTAGGAGCTTTACTTTTTTATCCCGCTGCCCAAACTTCTTCCTTTGGATTGTTTATTTCCGGGCTATTCATTATTGGTTTGGGAATGGCTTTACAACAAATTGCAGCCAATCCATTAGCCATTATTATGGGTGACCCAAAAACAGGTTCACAAAGATTAAGTATGGCTGGAGGGATCAATAATTTTGGTACTACTATTGGGCCATTGATTGTAAGCTTTGCTATTTTTGGATCTGTTTCGAGTGCAAATGTTCATGCCAGTATCTCCAGTATTAAAACACCCTATCTAATTCTAGGAGCGGCATTTGTTTTAGTAGCGATTATTTTCAAATTTTCAAAAGTCCCCAATAAAATAAATTTAGATGAAGTTGCTGAAGAAGAAGCTTCAGATGTCACTAAAGTATCGCATCGTTCAAGTGTGTTTAAGTACCCACAATTGGTCTTAGGAATGATTGCGATTTTTGTTTATGTTGGCGTAGAAGTTACAACTGCATCCAATCTTCCAGAATTTATGAAGGAACATTTAGGGACGTCAACAGATAAAATTGCACCTTTTGTTTCTTTATATTGGGCGAGTTTAATGATTGGTCGTTGGACTGGATCGGTAGGTGCTTTTGATATTTCAAAAGGAGCGAAAGAAGTTTTGCGTTTTGTAATGCCTTATATTGCTTTTGGCGTATTCCTATTAGTCAATAAAATTGCACAGCACGATATTACTCCATTTTATATATATTTAATCATTATTATAGGATTGATTATTTGCGATATTCTAAGCAAAGGAAATCCTGCACGTCAGTTATTAATATTTAGTGGTATGGGAATAACTGCTTTATTAATAGGCATTTTTTCAGATGGCATGGTTAGTGTATTTGCTTTTATTAGCGTAGGATTATTTTGCTCAACTTTATGGCCATGTATTTTTACTTTGGCCGTTGCCGGATTGGGAAAATATACCAACAAGGGATCCAGCATGCTTATTATGATGATTATGGGAGGTGGTGTAATGGCGTTATTTCAAGGACTTTTAGCTTCTCCGCATTTATTAGGCATTCAATATTCTTACTTTGTTCCGGTAGCTTGTTTCTTATATTTAGGCTTTTATGCATGGAGAGTTAAGAAAGTATTGGCACATCAAGGAATAGATTATGATGTAAAAGTCAGCGGAGGGCATTAA
- a CDS encoding N-acetylmuramoyl-L-alanine amidase encodes MKELHIKKIIIPLIILLISLVGCARKIIPSRIEQLKAERAQALRQKDSSSAIATVLRHAKHNRKKTIPKVIETGSEEKIGSPVLRDNSKYYDANYANYIYTKLANEYADTIAALPSTNDKGVDYSSDFVGSTNFNLRKPQFVIIHHTAQDSVGETLRTFTLERTQVSAQYVIGRDGSVHHMVNDYLRAWQAGQGKWGNITDMNSCSVGIELDNDGFEPFTDKQINSLLLVLQNLKERFNIPTANFIGHADYAPIRKDDPNVNFPWKLLANKGFGLWWDDTTNVVVPQDFNEYLALRIIGYDVRDLGKAIIAFRRHFCGIESKDTSMSPEERKILYMLYTKYI; translated from the coding sequence ATGAAAGAGTTGCATATAAAAAAAATAATTATTCCTTTAATTATACTGTTAATAAGCTTGGTAGGATGTGCTCGAAAAATTATTCCTAGTCGAATAGAACAATTAAAAGCAGAAAGGGCTCAAGCTCTGAGACAGAAAGACTCATCTAGTGCTATTGCAACAGTTCTACGTCATGCAAAACATAATCGAAAAAAAACAATACCAAAAGTGATAGAAACAGGAAGCGAGGAGAAAATAGGTTCACCTGTTCTTAGGGACAACTCAAAATATTATGATGCCAACTATGCCAATTATATCTATACAAAACTTGCCAATGAATATGCGGATACGATTGCAGCCTTGCCCAGCACCAACGACAAGGGCGTAGATTATTCAAGTGATTTTGTAGGGTCCACTAACTTTAATCTTCGAAAACCTCAGTTTGTCATCATTCATCATACTGCACAAGACTCTGTTGGTGAGACTTTACGTACTTTCACATTGGAAAGAACACAAGTGAGCGCACAATATGTAATCGGTCGAGATGGGTCAGTGCATCACATGGTAAATGATTATTTACGGGCATGGCAAGCAGGGCAAGGCAAATGGGGTAATATTACAGATATGAATTCTTGTTCAGTAGGGATAGAACTAGATAACGATGGATTTGAACCATTCACTGATAAACAAATAAATAGTTTGTTATTGGTGCTTCAAAATTTGAAGGAACGATTCAATATCCCAACTGCAAACTTTATCGGTCATGCCGATTATGCTCCTATCAGGAAAGACGACCCGAATGTAAATTTCCCTTGGAAGCTATTGGCAAATAAAGGATTTGGTCTCTGGTGGGACGATACCACGAACGTAGTTGTACCACAGGATTTTAATGAATATCTAGCATTGCGTATTATTGGATATGATGTTCGAGATTTAGGTAAGGCCATTATTGCTTTTCGCAGGCATTTTTGTGGAATAGAATCCAAAGACACTTCAATGTCTCCTGAAGAAAGAAAGATATTGTATATGCTTTATACCAAGTATATCTAA
- a CDS encoding (Fe-S)-binding protein has product MHILSQIIFVIIFVSAIALFAKNCRHIARNINLGREENLNDNKTTRIKNLLLLALGQKKMFRNPLVAFLHLFVYAGFIIINIEILEIILDGILGYHRLFAGIGDWYIYLINAFEVLALLVLISCVIFLIRRNIIKVNRLKSIELKGFPKTDANAILVTEIILMSLFLTMNSCDTILNMRGVGEYINTPTTHFLISSLIHPLFNGLSSSTLIIIERAAWWLHIIGILAFMNYLPYSKHLHIILAFPNAYYASLVPRGEMKNMPEIQQEVLYAMQPELAPTEPTTDEPRNFGAKDVFDLSWKNLLDAYTCTECGRCSAACPANMTGKALSPRTIMMKTRDRLEEVGKNISAHKTFKEDGKALLYDYITEEELNACTTCNACVQECPVSISPLDIILQMRRYLVMDASKAPQEWNAMFSNTENNFAPWKFSPDDRDKWATEV; this is encoded by the coding sequence ATGCATATCTTGTCTCAAATTATTTTTGTTATAATATTCGTTTCAGCGATAGCATTATTTGCAAAAAACTGTCGTCATATCGCACGCAATATTAATTTAGGGCGTGAAGAAAATTTAAATGACAATAAGACTACACGTATCAAAAACTTGTTATTATTGGCTCTTGGTCAAAAAAAGATGTTCCGTAATCCCTTGGTTGCATTCTTGCATCTTTTTGTATATGCAGGATTTATCATTATTAATATAGAAATTTTAGAAATTATTCTCGATGGGATTTTAGGATACCACAGGCTGTTTGCGGGTATTGGCGACTGGTATATTTATCTTATTAATGCTTTTGAAGTACTTGCCTTGTTAGTATTGATTTCATGTGTTATTTTTCTTATAAGAAGAAATATCATAAAAGTAAATAGGCTTAAAAGTATTGAACTAAAGGGATTTCCGAAGACAGATGCCAATGCTATTCTTGTGACAGAAATTATTTTAATGTCGCTGTTCCTTACGATGAATAGTTGCGATACCATTCTAAATATGCGTGGTGTTGGTGAATATATTAATACGCCTACCACTCATTTTTTAATATCTTCTTTAATACATCCTTTATTTAATGGATTGAGCAGTTCAACCCTAATCATTATTGAACGAGCTGCCTGGTGGCTGCATATTATTGGCATTTTGGCTTTCATGAATTATCTGCCCTATTCCAAACATTTGCATATTATTTTGGCATTCCCCAATGCATATTATGCGTCTCTAGTCCCAAGAGGAGAGATGAAGAATATGCCGGAAATTCAACAAGAAGTATTATATGCAATGCAACCCGAACTTGCCCCAACTGAACCTACAACAGATGAACCTAGGAACTTTGGCGCAAAAGACGTATTTGACTTGAGTTGGAAGAATTTGCTAGACGCCTATACTTGTACAGAATGTGGCCGTTGTTCTGCAGCATGTCCGGCAAATATGACAGGGAAGGCATTGAGCCCGCGTACGATTATGATGAAAACGCGCGATCGTTTAGAAGAAGTGGGTAAAAATATTTCAGCGCACAAAACATTTAAAGAGGATGGAAAAGCTTTATTATACGATTATATTACTGAAGAGGAGTTAAATGCCTGTACTACATGTAATGCATGTGTACAGGAATGCCCGGTTAGTATATCACCTCTTGATATTATTTTACAGATGCGTCGTTATTTGGTGATGGATGCAAGTAAAGCTCCACAGGAGTGGAATGCAATGTTCAGCAACACAGAAAACAATTTTGCTCCCTGGAAATTTTCGCCTGACGATCGTGACAAATGGGCAACAGAAGTTTAA
- a CDS encoding phospho-sugar mutase, giving the protein MKVFLFDSLRPTPELSFAIRHLGCQGGVVCTASHNPKEYNGYKAYGDDGGQLVPPHDVNVMNEVANIKNIDEVKFSGGEQQISIIGKDIDEAYIAMVKSLSVYPDTIARQKDLKIVYTPIHGSGIKLVPKVLESFGFTNVHIVKEQETPDGNFPTVIYPNPEEAETMSIGLKQAKELDADILLGTDPDADRVGIGIKNHKGDWVLMNGNQTAVLAFAYMIEARKAKNIAQPNDMIVKTIVTTDMIDEIAKRNDVACYNVLTGFKWIAEMIKEKEGKENYVIGGEESFGLMIGDQVRDKDSVSAVALLCEMAAYEKNLGRTLYDKLIELYIEYAFYYEKLISITKKGMHGQEEIADMMKGYRDNPPKELNGSKVKELLDYTLQVGKNLDTGETWNIDLPKSNVLQFILEDGSKISARPSGTEPKIKFYFSVKTALKSKEDFDNKFTVVEEKIKKIIKDLGV; this is encoded by the coding sequence ATCAAAGTATTTCTTTTTGATAGCCTCCGGCCTACTCCGGAACTGTCTTTTGCTATTAGGCATTTGGGCTGCCAAGGTGGTGTTGTCTGTACGGCCTCGCATAACCCTAAAGAATATAATGGCTATAAAGCTTATGGAGATGATGGTGGGCAATTAGTCCCTCCTCATGATGTAAATGTAATGAACGAAGTCGCTAATATAAAGAATATTGATGAAGTGAAATTCAGTGGAGGAGAGCAACAGATTTCAATCATAGGAAAAGATATAGACGAAGCATATATTGCAATGGTGAAAAGTTTGAGTGTATATCCTGATACAATTGCCCGACAAAAAGATTTGAAGATTGTGTACACGCCTATTCATGGTAGTGGCATTAAACTTGTACCCAAAGTGCTGGAATCTTTTGGATTTACCAATGTACATATTGTAAAAGAACAAGAAACGCCTGATGGAAATTTCCCCACAGTTATTTATCCAAACCCGGAAGAAGCCGAAACAATGAGTATCGGTTTGAAACAGGCCAAAGAATTGGATGCGGATATTTTATTAGGTACAGATCCGGATGCCGACCGTGTAGGCATTGGTATTAAAAACCATAAAGGAGATTGGGTTTTGATGAATGGTAATCAAACGGCTGTATTGGCATTTGCTTATATGATTGAAGCGCGCAAAGCAAAGAATATTGCTCAGCCCAATGATATGATTGTTAAAACCATTGTTACTACTGATATGATTGATGAGATTGCTAAACGTAATGATGTAGCTTGTTACAACGTATTAACAGGGTTTAAATGGATTGCCGAAATGATCAAAGAAAAAGAAGGCAAAGAAAATTATGTAATTGGGGGTGAGGAAAGTTTTGGGTTAATGATTGGCGACCAGGTAAGAGATAAAGACTCGGTTTCGGCAGTGGCATTACTCTGCGAAATGGCAGCCTACGAAAAAAATCTGGGAAGAACCTTATACGATAAATTGATTGAACTCTATATTGAATATGCTTTTTATTATGAAAAACTTATAAGTATCACGAAAAAAGGTATGCATGGTCAGGAGGAAATTGCTGACATGATGAAAGGCTATCGTGATAATCCTCCCAAAGAGTTAAATGGGTCTAAAGTGAAAGAATTGCTAGATTATACATTGCAAGTTGGAAAGAATTTAGACACCGGCGAAACTTGGAATATAGACTTACCAAAGAGCAATGTTTTACAATTTATATTAGAAGATGGTTCTAAGATCTCAGCAAGGCCATCGGGTACTGAGCCTAAAATAAAATTTTATTTTAGTGTAAAAACGGCATTGAAGAGTAAAGAAGACTTTGATAATAAGTTTACAGTGGTAGAAGAAAAGATTAAAAAGATTATTAAGGATTTGGGGGTATAA
- a CDS encoding IS1380 family transposase, which yields MTVTKIEFTDKEVTAHGGIILLQKMLEQMKFTHFLERTPLPQPGSNRGYDPVQIILQFIVSIWCGANRYEHLEVARFDGVLQQLFGWERMAGHRAFVRFFQKFTMKTNSRVFPAFYKWFFDNLSFDNYTLDFDSSVITRYGEQEGAAVGYNAKKPGRKSHHPLMAFVSDVQMVANFWLRSGDAHTANNFEAFMESTLANLQNKQIGLLRADSGFYSKKIFELLENRADPVSYIIACPLYTTIQRHIQSQKTWLQLDNGIEICATHYQSPMWDAPRRLIIVRQEIAERPKATGKTLRLFEDDDIVSGYRHSCYITNLKLPAAEVWRLYRGRANCENQIKELKYDYAVDKMNQNSFDATETTMNFIMIAYNLMSLFKQVVIPTKAKPMLKTIRYTTLNIGSYIVKNGRDSVLKMSLQMKHRKWIRQLWANIDNIKQPFIIIDS from the coding sequence ATGACCGTTACCAAAATTGAGTTTACAGATAAGGAAGTGACCGCTCATGGAGGCATTATTTTGCTACAAAAGATGCTGGAACAAATGAAGTTTACCCATTTTTTGGAGCGGACTCCGTTGCCTCAGCCCGGCTCCAACAGAGGTTATGATCCTGTTCAGATTATTCTGCAGTTCATTGTTTCTATTTGGTGTGGAGCTAATAGGTACGAGCATTTGGAAGTGGCCCGTTTCGATGGTGTTTTACAACAGTTATTCGGCTGGGAACGCATGGCGGGACATAGGGCCTTTGTAAGATTTTTTCAAAAGTTTACCATGAAGACCAACAGCCGCGTGTTTCCGGCTTTCTACAAATGGTTTTTCGACAATCTTTCTTTTGACAACTATACTTTGGATTTTGATTCTTCCGTCATTACCCGTTATGGGGAGCAGGAAGGTGCAGCAGTAGGCTACAACGCGAAGAAGCCGGGCCGTAAGTCGCACCATCCGCTTATGGCTTTTGTGTCTGATGTGCAAATGGTGGCCAATTTTTGGCTCAGAAGTGGTGACGCACATACTGCCAACAATTTTGAGGCATTTATGGAGTCGACTTTGGCCAATCTTCAAAACAAACAAATTGGGCTGCTGAGGGCGGATAGCGGATTTTATTCCAAGAAAATATTTGAACTTTTGGAAAACAGGGCTGACCCTGTTTCCTATATCATAGCCTGTCCCCTGTACACTACCATTCAGCGGCATATTCAAAGCCAAAAGACATGGCTACAGCTTGACAATGGTATCGAAATTTGTGCTACGCATTACCAATCACCTATGTGGGACGCACCCCGAAGATTGATAATAGTTAGGCAAGAAATAGCAGAAAGGCCTAAGGCTACCGGCAAAACATTACGACTGTTTGAAGATGACGATATAGTGTCAGGTTATCGGCACAGCTGCTATATAACCAATCTAAAACTCCCTGCCGCAGAGGTTTGGAGACTATATAGAGGTAGGGCCAATTGTGAAAATCAAATCAAAGAACTCAAATATGATTATGCGGTAGACAAGATGAATCAAAACAGTTTTGACGCTACAGAAACTACTATGAATTTTATCATGATAGCCTATAATTTAATGAGCTTGTTTAAACAGGTAGTGATTCCTACCAAAGCAAAACCCATGCTTAAAACGATCAGATACACTACTTTAAACATTGGAAGCTACATCGTGAAAAATGGCAGGGACAGCGTGCTCAAAATGTCTTTACAGATGAAACATCGAAAATGGATTAGGCAACTCTGGGCTAACATCGACAACATCAAACAACCGTTCATAATCATTGATTCATAG